The following coding sequences lie in one Changpingibacter yushuensis genomic window:
- a CDS encoding helix-turn-helix transcriptional regulator, which yields MSDAQSANVHAALAVPARRELLDALESAGQPLTAQQIAKAIGLHVTTVRFHLDQLEQAGLVAREVHHESRRGRPSVRYQSTATHGEQASDQMIGALAGMLATNGAPGEDPRAAGLRWAAGLDRPAGEHQQAVASEFARMGFSPTIAGSSIELHSCPFREAARVHPGIVCQVHLGLAQGLATRTHNGEQAHVELEPFVAPDLCLLHFLPEAG from the coding sequence ATGAGTGATGCACAGAGCGCTAACGTGCACGCAGCACTGGCCGTGCCGGCTAGGCGGGAGCTGCTCGATGCCCTTGAGAGCGCTGGCCAGCCGCTAACTGCCCAGCAGATAGCAAAAGCAATCGGACTGCATGTCACCACTGTGCGGTTTCACCTTGACCAGTTGGAACAGGCCGGGCTGGTGGCGCGCGAGGTCCATCATGAGAGCCGCCGCGGCAGGCCGAGCGTGCGCTACCAGTCCACGGCTACGCATGGCGAGCAGGCCAGCGACCAAATGATTGGTGCCTTAGCCGGAATGCTGGCGACGAACGGAGCACCAGGCGAAGATCCCCGAGCGGCCGGCCTCCGCTGGGCGGCCGGCCTAGATCGCCCAGCCGGTGAACACCAGCAGGCCGTCGCCAGTGAATTCGCACGGATGGGCTTCTCCCCCACAATTGCCGGCAGCTCTATTGAATTGCATTCGTGCCCGTTCCGGGAGGCCGCTCGCGTTCACCCGGGCATTGTGTGCCAAGTACACCTCGGATTGGCGCAGGGCCTAGCAACCCGCACACACAATGGCGAACAGGCACATGTGGAGCTCGAACCCTTCGTAGCACCGGATCTGTGCTTGCTGCATTTCCTGCCTGAGGCCGGCTAA
- a CDS encoding multicopper oxidase domain-containing protein, producing MTNPTSEGRPRTLPGQEGTALSRSAARVVGVVIVVVISVAALLVRPSLVDASTGVGEASEGAASSSVMETGHTTDVTVKVDGMAFVPSSIEVPAGDRLQITFVNTGDQRHDLVFANGAESGAVAPGAQAVVDAGVVSEDLEGWCSLPGHRQMGMVLDVVAVGASSDEDAGADADASSVASADSGEGDMDHSSTATDSSVPTMAELAEAAENAEPYPADLSELDDSTEHSYTFTVTEGTEEVAAGVTRAVWTYNGTSPGPILHGRVGDTFHITLVNEGTMGHSIDFHAGELAPDEPMRTIEPGQSLEYTFTAGRSGVWMYHCSTMPMSSHIANGMFGAVVIEPDGLEEVDRSYVLIQSEMYLGADGEAADATKVAAGIPDVVAFNGRAFQYDAHPLTAKVGERVRMWVLDAGPNSPWSFHVVGTQFDTVWSEGAYSVYHGTSADGVTRGTTGAQVLSLQAAEGGFVEFVPSEAGHYAIVNHQMSLAEKGAHGVLEVLE from the coding sequence ATGACCAACCCAACCTCTGAAGGTCGCCCGCGCACGCTGCCCGGTCAAGAAGGCACCGCACTTTCGCGCTCAGCCGCTCGTGTGGTGGGCGTAGTGATTGTGGTGGTCATCAGTGTGGCGGCACTCCTCGTGCGGCCGAGCCTCGTGGACGCGAGTACGGGTGTGGGAGAAGCGAGTGAGGGCGCTGCGTCGTCGTCGGTGATGGAAACCGGGCACACCACGGACGTGACCGTGAAGGTGGACGGAATGGCGTTTGTGCCTTCCAGCATTGAGGTACCGGCCGGTGACAGGCTCCAGATCACCTTCGTCAACACAGGCGATCAACGCCACGACCTCGTGTTTGCGAACGGAGCCGAATCGGGCGCTGTGGCCCCCGGTGCGCAGGCGGTTGTGGACGCGGGGGTGGTGAGCGAGGACCTCGAAGGATGGTGCTCGCTGCCCGGGCATCGGCAAATGGGCATGGTGCTGGACGTGGTGGCCGTGGGTGCGAGTTCGGATGAGGATGCGGGCGCGGATGCGGATGCGAGTTCGGTTGCCAGCGCGGATTCGGGCGAGGGCGACATGGATCATTCGAGCACGGCAACGGATTCGAGCGTACCCACCATGGCGGAACTTGCGGAGGCGGCGGAGAACGCTGAACCCTACCCAGCCGATCTCAGCGAACTGGACGATTCAACCGAACACAGTTACACATTCACTGTGACCGAGGGGACCGAGGAGGTCGCCGCGGGCGTTACGCGGGCCGTGTGGACCTACAACGGGACCTCGCCCGGGCCCATCTTGCACGGGCGCGTAGGGGATACCTTCCACATCACGCTGGTCAACGAAGGCACGATGGGCCATTCCATTGACTTCCATGCCGGCGAACTCGCCCCTGATGAACCCATGCGCACCATCGAACCGGGCCAGAGCCTCGAATACACGTTCACGGCGGGCCGCTCCGGCGTGTGGATGTACCACTGCTCCACTATGCCCATGTCCAGCCACATTGCCAATGGCATGTTTGGGGCCGTTGTGATTGAGCCTGACGGCTTAGAAGAAGTGGACCGCAGTTACGTCTTGATTCAGTCCGAGATGTACCTCGGAGCTGATGGTGAAGCGGCCGACGCAACGAAGGTCGCGGCAGGTATTCCCGACGTCGTCGCTTTCAACGGGCGCGCCTTCCAATACGATGCCCACCCGCTCACTGCCAAGGTGGGGGAGCGCGTGCGAATGTGGGTGCTGGATGCAGGGCCGAACAGCCCGTGGTCATTCCATGTGGTAGGCACGCAGTTTGACACGGTGTGGAGCGAAGGAGCCTACAGCGTGTATCACGGAACGTCGGCAGATGGGGTCACTCGAGGCACAACCGGTGCGCAGGTGCTTTCGCTCCAGGCCGCAGAAGGCGGCTTCGTCGAGTTCGTTCCCAGTGAGGCCGGGCACTATGCGATCGTCAACCACCAGATGAGCTTGGCTGAAAAAGGGGCACATGGGGTGCTGGAAGTTTTGGAGTAG
- a CDS encoding ABC transporter substrate-binding protein, which yields MSRKSAKAAIAALAILGLTSACATTSNDSGDSTSSGASGDSSVLTVGTTDKVSSIDPAGSYDNGSFMVMNQVYPFLLNTVPGAEDVTPTPDIAASAEFTSDTEYTVVLKPDLTFANGHDLTSSDVKFSFERQLAIADPNGPSSLLGSLDSIDTPDDVTVVFHLKAANDQTWPQVLSSPAGPIVDEEVFPADSILSDDEIVAAEPFAGQYSISSYTLNELVALEPFDGYQGSLGDVKNDGVTITYYKDANNMKLDIQKNAIDVAYRSLSATDVEDLSDDDNVQVVEGPGGEIRYIVFNFDTMPFGAATADADSDKALAVRQAVANLVDRQAIATDVYKDTYSPLYSYVPEGLEGATQDFMTKYGDGEGGPDSDKAAEILAAAGIETPVTLALQYNPDHYGSSSGDEYAAIKSQLESSGLFTVDLQSTEWVQYSKDRVADVYPAYQLGWFPDYSDPDNYLTPFFTADNFLANHYENTEVQSLIAEQVTQADPDERLATLEKIQDLVSDDISTLPLLQGKQVAVAGSDVSGVTLDASFKLRLAGVTK from the coding sequence ATGTCTCGCAAATCTGCGAAAGCAGCTATTGCCGCGTTAGCCATACTGGGGCTGACCTCCGCGTGCGCGACCACGTCTAACGATTCAGGTGATTCCACGTCATCTGGCGCGAGCGGCGATTCCTCCGTACTCACTGTGGGTACTACCGACAAGGTTTCGAGTATTGATCCGGCCGGTTCATATGACAACGGCTCGTTCATGGTCATGAACCAGGTGTACCCATTCCTCCTCAACACCGTTCCTGGTGCCGAGGACGTCACGCCCACTCCTGACATTGCCGCATCCGCCGAGTTCACCTCGGATACGGAATACACCGTGGTGCTCAAGCCTGATCTGACGTTTGCCAACGGGCATGATTTGACGTCCTCTGACGTCAAGTTCAGCTTCGAACGCCAGCTAGCCATCGCTGATCCCAATGGCCCATCCAGCCTGCTCGGTTCGCTGGATTCCATTGATACCCCTGACGATGTCACTGTGGTGTTCCACCTCAAGGCCGCCAATGACCAGACGTGGCCACAGGTGCTTTCGAGCCCCGCCGGCCCCATTGTTGATGAGGAAGTGTTCCCAGCTGATTCCATTTTGTCCGACGACGAAATCGTGGCAGCTGAACCGTTCGCCGGCCAGTACTCGATTTCGAGCTACACGCTCAACGAACTCGTTGCACTTGAACCATTCGATGGTTACCAGGGCAGCTTGGGTGACGTAAAGAATGACGGCGTCACGATCACGTATTACAAGGATGCCAACAACATGAAGTTGGATATTCAGAAGAACGCGATTGATGTTGCCTATCGTTCACTTTCCGCAACTGACGTTGAGGATCTCTCCGATGATGACAACGTTCAGGTAGTCGAGGGCCCTGGTGGCGAAATCCGCTACATCGTGTTCAACTTCGACACGATGCCATTCGGTGCAGCTACTGCCGATGCTGATTCAGACAAGGCGCTCGCAGTTCGCCAAGCAGTTGCCAACTTGGTTGATCGCCAAGCGATCGCAACTGACGTGTACAAGGACACCTACTCGCCGCTGTATTCCTACGTTCCCGAAGGCCTTGAAGGAGCAACTCAGGACTTCATGACCAAGTATGGCGATGGTGAAGGTGGGCCGGATTCAGACAAGGCTGCTGAGATCCTCGCGGCTGCTGGCATTGAGACGCCCGTGACCTTGGCTCTGCAGTACAACCCGGATCACTACGGTTCCTCATCAGGCGATGAGTACGCAGCGATCAAGAGCCAGCTCGAATCCTCCGGCTTGTTCACAGTTGATCTGCAGTCCACTGAATGGGTGCAGTACTCCAAGGACCGCGTGGCAGATGTGTATCCGGCCTACCAGCTGGGCTGGTTCCCCGATTACTCGGATCCGGATAACTACCTGACGCCGTTCTTCACTGCTGACAACTTCCTAGCCAACCACTATGAGAATACTGAAGTGCAGTCTCTGATTGCCGAGCAGGTCACTCAGGCTGATCCAGACGAACGCCTGGCAACGCTTGAGAAGATTCAGGATCTCGTTTCTGACGATATCTCCACTCTGCCGCTCCTCCAGGGCAAGCAGGTGGCGGTTGCCGGATCTGATGTTTCTGGCGTAACACTCGACGCTTCATTCAAGCTCCGCTTGGCGGGTGTGACGAAGTGA
- a CDS encoding ABC transporter permease, which produces MSEEPTPTLAEEAAALTPPDEGKTERGGGGLLRYIFIRFLLIFPTIFILVTVVFFVMRATGDPITAALGGRLTPEQLAERIADAGYDRPLIIQYLEYLWNMLHGDFGTTFSDNREVSSMLATYGAATLELVLFSLVVALVIGIPLGMIAARYRDRWPDAVLRIFAILGYATPVFFLGLILKLIFSINLGILPTSGRVSSQGALTISQITNPTGLYLLDALRLGDMSLVADVLEHAVLPAIALGMLTGGIFLRLVRTNLIGTLEQPYIESARSRGVSETKLVARHALRPALIPVITVMGMQIAMSLGGAVLTETTFEWGGLGYMLSQYMQARDYVAVQGIVMMMAVIVAVVNFIVDIIAALIDPRVRY; this is translated from the coding sequence ATGAGTGAAGAGCCCACACCAACCCTTGCGGAGGAGGCTGCGGCCCTAACTCCGCCCGATGAAGGGAAGACCGAACGCGGGGGAGGCGGGCTACTCCGATACATCTTCATCCGTTTCCTCTTAATCTTCCCAACCATCTTCATCTTGGTCACCGTGGTGTTCTTCGTGATGCGGGCAACCGGTGATCCCATCACGGCAGCCCTTGGCGGGCGCCTCACACCTGAGCAGCTTGCTGAACGCATTGCGGACGCCGGATATGATCGCCCGCTCATCATCCAGTACCTCGAGTACCTGTGGAACATGCTTCACGGCGATTTCGGAACGACCTTCTCAGATAACCGCGAAGTCTCCTCCATGCTGGCCACCTACGGTGCGGCCACCCTGGAGCTTGTGCTGTTCTCCTTGGTTGTGGCTCTGGTGATCGGCATTCCGCTGGGCATGATTGCTGCCCGCTACCGCGATCGCTGGCCTGATGCAGTATTGCGAATCTTCGCCATCCTGGGCTACGCCACCCCGGTGTTCTTCCTTGGCCTCATCCTCAAACTGATCTTCTCCATCAACCTAGGCATTCTGCCCACCTCCGGGCGCGTTTCCTCTCAAGGTGCGCTCACGATCAGTCAGATCACTAATCCCACTGGGCTCTACTTGCTCGATGCCCTGCGGTTGGGTGATATGAGTCTGGTGGCCGATGTGCTTGAACACGCTGTGCTTCCCGCCATCGCGCTGGGTATGTTGACCGGAGGCATTTTCCTCCGCTTGGTGCGCACCAACCTCATTGGCACGTTGGAGCAGCCCTACATCGAATCGGCTCGCTCCCGCGGAGTGAGCGAGACCAAGCTCGTGGCACGGCACGCGTTGCGCCCCGCATTGATCCCTGTGATCACAGTGATGGGTATGCAGATCGCGATGAGCCTTGGCGGCGCAGTACTGACGGAAACCACCTTTGAGTGGGGCGGCTTGGGCTACATGCTTTCTCAGTACATGCAGGCCCGTGATTATGTAGCAGTTCAGGGCATCGTCATGATGATGGCCGTTATCGTGGCGGTCGTGAACTTCATCGTGGACATCATTGCTGCCCTCATCGACCCGAGAGTGAGGTACTGA
- a CDS encoding ABC transporter permease, translating into MSTDTAALEVKREHWFWRLPVVSDVRRSHGLQRGMLVAGLVLTAILIVVAIFAPLIAPFSWAQSSNADGSFGAQQPPNSVNIWGTTVGGFDVFSRVVWGARTACAVIILAVIASAIIGVVLGVISGYIGGWLDRILVMICDAVYAFPSLLLAIVLSIVISGGQSSAWGGILSAALSITVVFIPQYFRVIRAEAVRLKNEPFVEASQVVGAPRRTIMFGHVLRNSTRTLPLILTLNCSEAVLTLAGLGFLGFGIEQTAAAEWGYDLNRAVADVAAGNWWTAVFPGLAIVLTVLGITLVGESLNDLNDPRLRTRRRTKKRVPLDAAKAISESQIVSEETDTYSEGERS; encoded by the coding sequence ATGAGTACCGATACAGCTGCCCTTGAGGTGAAGAGAGAGCATTGGTTCTGGCGTCTGCCAGTCGTTTCAGATGTCCGCAGATCCCATGGCCTCCAACGCGGGATGCTCGTAGCTGGCCTCGTACTGACGGCCATCCTCATCGTCGTCGCCATATTCGCGCCGCTTATCGCACCGTTCAGCTGGGCACAGAGTTCCAACGCCGACGGAAGCTTCGGCGCTCAGCAACCACCAAACAGCGTCAATATCTGGGGCACAACAGTTGGTGGTTTCGATGTGTTTTCGCGCGTGGTGTGGGGTGCTCGCACCGCGTGTGCCGTGATTATCTTGGCGGTAATCGCCTCCGCGATCATCGGCGTGGTTCTGGGTGTCATTTCGGGGTACATCGGCGGCTGGCTTGACCGAATCCTGGTCATGATCTGCGACGCCGTCTACGCCTTCCCATCCCTCCTCCTGGCGATCGTTCTTTCGATCGTCATCTCGGGTGGTCAGTCCAGCGCGTGGGGCGGCATCCTCTCTGCGGCCCTCTCCATCACCGTGGTGTTCATACCGCAGTACTTCCGAGTTATTCGCGCCGAAGCCGTGCGCTTGAAGAATGAACCGTTCGTTGAAGCCTCTCAGGTGGTGGGCGCCCCACGGCGCACCATCATGTTCGGTCACGTGCTGCGCAACTCCACCCGCACCCTGCCTCTCATCCTGACTCTCAACTGCTCTGAGGCAGTTCTGACACTGGCTGGCCTGGGCTTCCTTGGATTCGGAATCGAGCAGACAGCTGCCGCCGAATGGGGCTATGACCTCAACCGGGCAGTTGCCGACGTCGCCGCCGGGAACTGGTGGACAGCAGTGTTCCCCGGACTCGCCATCGTTTTGACGGTCTTGGGTATCACCTTGGTGGGCGAATCGCTCAACGATCTGAACGACCCACGGTTGCGCACCCGCCGCCGCACCAAGAAGCGAGTTCCGCTCGACGCCGCCAAGGCGATCTCGGAAAGCCAGATCGTCTCTGAGGAAACCGATACCTATTCGGAAGGAGAGCGGTCATGA
- a CDS encoding dipeptide ABC transporter ATP-binding protein, whose amino-acid sequence MSAQDWNGVHREFNGTAYSKEEFEDELSQPRRLKIVDLNVDFATDQGDVRAVDGVSLYLDPGEILAIVGESGSGKTVTARSVLNLLPETATTSGTILIEGTNVVGLRGAKLRKLRGESAAMVFQEPSGSLNPVFPIWWQIGEGLRAHNPKLKKKEIRAEAVRVLKMVGIPDPEKRINYYPHEFSGGQKQRIAIAMALAMGAKLIIADEPTTALDVTVQAEILALLRAIRDEYQTSILLITHNMGVVADLADSVAVMYQGEIIERAPANELFYDPQRDYTKALLASVPHLGRTSVSGTMSEADRDELQSHPIVVEAKGLEVTYPGRLGSPAFRAVRGVDLQLHDGEVFGLVGESGSGKTTIGRAMVGLEKVTGGSLTVLGHEMRGFKERDFRPVRKDIGFVFQDPATSFDPHLTVGDAIAEPMVIHRKDLHASERKKRVAELLEAVQLPAAYAGRYPHELSGGQRQRISLARALVLEPKLVIADEPTSALDVSVQAKVLELFKELQREFGFACLFITHDLAVVDMLANRIGVLHRGELIEVGRGSDILMNPQEGYTKRLLASLPVPDPDAQTLRRAEFERIVAAEREAAGH is encoded by the coding sequence ATGAGCGCACAGGACTGGAATGGAGTCCACCGGGAGTTCAACGGCACGGCGTACTCCAAGGAAGAATTTGAAGATGAGCTCTCGCAGCCGCGCCGGCTCAAGATTGTTGACCTCAACGTCGATTTCGCCACCGATCAGGGTGATGTGCGCGCAGTGGACGGCGTATCTCTCTACCTCGATCCGGGCGAGATCCTCGCGATCGTAGGCGAATCCGGTTCCGGAAAGACCGTCACCGCACGTTCGGTCCTCAACCTCCTTCCGGAGACGGCGACGACGTCGGGCACCATCCTTATTGAGGGAACAAACGTTGTTGGGCTACGCGGTGCCAAGCTCCGCAAGCTGCGCGGCGAAAGTGCCGCGATGGTGTTCCAAGAGCCATCCGGCTCGCTCAACCCCGTGTTTCCCATCTGGTGGCAGATCGGGGAGGGCCTGCGCGCCCACAACCCGAAGCTGAAGAAGAAGGAGATCCGGGCTGAAGCCGTGCGGGTGCTGAAAATGGTGGGCATCCCTGATCCCGAAAAGCGCATCAACTACTACCCTCACGAATTCTCCGGTGGCCAGAAGCAGCGCATTGCTATTGCGATGGCGCTCGCGATGGGGGCAAAGCTCATCATCGCCGATGAACCGACCACCGCCTTGGACGTGACGGTTCAGGCGGAGATCCTCGCCCTTCTGCGGGCGATCCGCGATGAATACCAGACCTCGATTCTTCTCATCACCCACAACATGGGTGTGGTGGCCGATCTGGCCGATTCGGTGGCCGTCATGTATCAGGGCGAAATCATCGAGCGCGCACCGGCGAATGAGTTGTTCTATGATCCGCAGCGCGATTACACAAAGGCCTTGCTCGCGTCCGTTCCCCACCTGGGGCGCACATCGGTTTCAGGAACCATGTCGGAAGCTGACCGCGACGAGCTCCAGTCCCACCCTATCGTGGTTGAAGCCAAGGGGCTCGAGGTCACATATCCGGGTCGGCTCGGCAGCCCGGCGTTCCGTGCTGTGCGCGGAGTAGACCTCCAGTTGCACGACGGCGAAGTGTTCGGGCTGGTTGGTGAGTCCGGATCGGGAAAGACCACCATTGGCCGGGCGATGGTGGGCCTCGAGAAGGTGACGGGTGGATCGCTCACCGTACTGGGTCACGAGATGCGTGGGTTTAAGGAACGCGACTTCCGGCCCGTGCGCAAAGATATCGGATTCGTGTTTCAGGACCCGGCAACAAGCTTTGACCCTCACCTGACCGTGGGTGACGCGATTGCCGAACCAATGGTGATTCATCGCAAGGATCTCCACGCTAGCGAACGCAAGAAGCGTGTAGCTGAACTGCTGGAAGCAGTCCAACTGCCCGCTGCCTACGCTGGGCGCTACCCCCACGAACTATCGGGCGGTCAGCGCCAGCGAATATCGCTGGCGCGTGCCTTGGTCCTGGAGCCCAAGTTGGTTATTGCCGATGAGCCCACCTCTGCATTGGACGTCTCCGTGCAGGCAAAGGTACTAGAGCTCTTCAAGGAGCTCCAGCGAGAGTTCGGATTCGCCTGCTTGTTCATCACCCACGATCTTGCGGTGGTAGACATGCTGGCCAACCGAATCGGCGTGCTACACCGCGGCGAGCTCATCGAGGTGGGCCGCGGATCTGACATCCTCATGAACCCTCAGGAGGGCTACACCAAGCGCCTTCTGGCTTCCCTCCCTGTTCCCGATCCCGATGCCCAAACCCTCCGCCGTGCGGAGTTCGAACGCATCGTGGCAGCTGAACGTGAGGCTGCCGGGCACTGA
- the def gene encoding peptide deformylase, with protein MTILPILIWGDPVLHSPAQPVSVIDDDVRTLISDMFETMDAAPGVGLAAPQVGVPLCIYTYSFTPHGGELWRGAIINPQLWMIPTRFGDPDKQTESEGCLSFPDYKFPIVRSDHVRVSGLDVDGQPVQIDVTGWKARIMQHEFDHLNGGLYINRLAEPYRSEALASAEEEGWGVPGKAWLPQVEEG; from the coding sequence ATGACTATTCTTCCCATCCTCATCTGGGGCGATCCCGTGTTGCATTCGCCCGCGCAGCCCGTTTCTGTGATCGACGACGACGTCCGCACTCTCATTTCCGACATGTTTGAGACCATGGACGCTGCGCCGGGTGTGGGGCTTGCGGCACCTCAGGTGGGGGTTCCACTGTGTATCTACACTTATTCCTTCACACCGCACGGTGGTGAGCTGTGGCGGGGAGCGATTATCAATCCGCAGCTGTGGATGATCCCCACGCGTTTTGGAGATCCAGATAAGCAGACGGAATCCGAAGGCTGCCTATCTTTCCCCGATTACAAGTTCCCCATCGTTCGATCCGACCATGTGAGGGTGAGCGGGCTAGATGTTGATGGCCAACCCGTTCAGATTGATGTGACGGGTTGGAAAGCTCGGATCATGCAGCACGAATTCGATCATCTCAACGGCGGCCTGTATATCAACCGTCTGGCTGAGCCCTACCGTTCGGAGGCGCTGGCTTCGGCCGAGGAGGAAGGGTGGGGAGTGCCCGGAAAGGCATGGCTCCCACAGGTGGAAGAAGGCTGA
- a CDS encoding amino acid permease — MSKANEPELHRSLKNRHVQMIALGGAIGTGLFYGSASSIALAGPSILFTYLVGGAIIFLVMRALGEMSVDHPVSGAFSLYAYEYWSPRAGFVSGWNYWFNYVLVSMAELSVIGLYINYWLPGVPAWVSALVALVVITFINLVSVKAFGEFEFWFAIIKVVAVIGMIVLGAIVVIAGINNSSSLPDPSFTHLWREGGWFPNGFSGAAMALVPVMFSFGGIELIGVTAGEAEDPKRTIPRAINQIVYRILIFYVGSLAVIMSVVPWNRIDGELSPFVQIFDNVGISFAAHILNLVVLTAALSVYNSALYSNGRMLFTLAGQKNAPGFLTRLSSRGAPFAGVTVSSLAGLVSVLVVFLWQEFAFSYLLSVALIAGIINWVMIMITQLKFRAKIGADGVSQLAFKLPGGKVSTVIVLVALGYVVVQMALSPNYRTAIAVGIVWLAVLLGAYEVKKRWGAKAR; from the coding sequence GTGAGCAAAGCCAACGAACCTGAACTGCACCGCAGCCTGAAGAACCGCCACGTGCAGATGATTGCGCTAGGTGGCGCAATTGGCACGGGGTTATTCTACGGATCGGCATCATCGATTGCCCTGGCCGGTCCCAGTATCCTCTTCACCTACCTTGTGGGCGGCGCCATTATCTTCTTGGTGATGCGCGCATTGGGGGAGATGTCGGTGGATCACCCAGTATCAGGTGCGTTCTCGCTATACGCATATGAATACTGGTCTCCCCGGGCAGGGTTTGTTTCCGGATGGAACTACTGGTTCAACTATGTGCTGGTATCCATGGCCGAACTTTCCGTAATTGGCCTCTATATCAACTATTGGCTTCCGGGGGTACCGGCGTGGGTATCTGCGCTCGTGGCGCTCGTTGTGATCACTTTCATCAACCTCGTGAGCGTGAAGGCGTTCGGTGAATTCGAGTTCTGGTTCGCCATCATCAAAGTGGTGGCCGTCATTGGAATGATCGTGCTGGGCGCAATTGTGGTGATCGCGGGGATCAACAATAGCTCCAGCCTTCCAGATCCCTCCTTCACTCACCTGTGGCGGGAAGGCGGTTGGTTCCCCAACGGCTTCAGCGGGGCGGCCATGGCGCTGGTACCCGTGATGTTCTCCTTCGGAGGCATCGAACTCATTGGCGTGACTGCGGGTGAGGCAGAAGATCCAAAGCGCACCATCCCGCGCGCCATCAACCAAATCGTTTACCGCATTCTCATTTTCTACGTGGGGTCACTCGCCGTGATCATGTCAGTGGTTCCATGGAATCGGATCGACGGCGAACTCAGCCCATTTGTTCAGATCTTCGACAACGTGGGTATCAGCTTCGCTGCACACATCCTCAACCTTGTGGTTCTCACTGCTGCACTTTCCGTATACAACTCCGCCCTCTACTCCAATGGCCGCATGCTTTTCACGCTTGCTGGCCAAAAGAACGCCCCAGGATTCCTCACGAGGCTTTCAAGCCGTGGCGCCCCATTTGCTGGCGTGACGGTCTCATCCCTCGCAGGCCTCGTTTCTGTGCTCGTGGTGTTCCTGTGGCAGGAGTTCGCCTTCAGCTATCTGCTGTCAGTGGCACTTATTGCCGGAATCATCAACTGGGTCATGATCATGATTACGCAGCTGAAGTTCAGGGCCAAAATCGGCGCAGATGGCGTCTCTCAACTCGCGTTCAAGCTGCCCGGCGGCAAGGTATCCACTGTGATCGTCTTGGTTGCCCTCGGTTACGTGGTTGTTCAAATGGCACTCTCTCCCAACTACCGCACGGCCATCGCGGTGGGGATCGTGTGGCTAGCGGTCCTTCTTGGGGCGTATGAGGTTAAGAAGCGCTGGGGTGCGAAGGCTCGGTAA